CCTGTGGGGGTGCCAGAGAACACAAAGCCCTCACCTGCCCATAGGACTTCAACTGAGCTATGTTGGCACGCAAGAAGAGCAACAGGACATTGAGATCGTTCAGTGGGCAGCCTAGCCGGCGTCTGTTGATGAGATCCAGCGCTGGGAGAACCTCATATACAGAGATGAAGGTGGTATCCCACACAAAGAGTCGAAGGAGGCTGAAGAGGACGATAGGTGCCAATAGGACATAGATGGCACCGTTGGCAACACTTATTACCTGAAAGACTAACTGTCCAATCATTTTACACTGAACCAATTCAGGGACCCAGTCCTGGTTGCGCAGCATGCCTGTGCGGACAAAGCAGCTGAACTCATCCTGCAGGAAGGCAGACAGATGGAAGTAGGCGAGGTAAAGGCAGGCAGCGGTCATGAAGGTCAGGAGGAGGAAGCCCCGTAAAAAAAGCATGCTAACCAGAAAGTAAGAGTTTTGTTTGCACTGCATGTATCTCTCCAGTAGGGGGTACTCAAAGTATCGCTTCTTCTTGGCCCTGTAATCAGACAAGTAGAACAAACTCAGCATCGTATCCATGTTCATACTGCTACAAACATCCCCAGCTGGGAGCTGCCCAACACAACCACAATGTTCTACTTTTGGCTCCTAGGAGCTGCCCACCACAACACCAACAACACTGAGACTGTTGGAAGTTAAGAGCTTTGCCTAAGGGTATAGGAAGGGTAGctgcacagagagaggaagataaTGCTCTTAACTTTTCTAGTTTATCAAGAGAGTTCAACAGACCGCATAACATCACTTCTGTAAGTTCTCATTGgcagatcatttttatttgctgCAGCAATGACCCAGGTTTTATCTTGGACATTCATTCAACAAGACGTGGGGGCTACAAACTAACAGTCCCTTACTGTACTTATAGATCCCTTACCTCTGTAGCTCAGCCTGAAATGTGAGGGGGTTCTTGGTGTTCTGGCCTATATCCAGAATGTTTTGGGCCAGTCGGACCGAGCGGTTGTATGACTTGTCTAGTTCGTCAATTATGAAGAGCAGGTCTGAGCCCAGTGTGGGCATGACGAGCTGGCGCCAGATCAGAGCCGGGAGGTACATCAGCACAGCCATGGCCAGAAGAGAGTAAGGGAACATCTGGATACACAATGAGAGAACAGACAGGAGGAATCGATGgagaagaaaagacaaaataatagaggtaaaagaaaaaaactgtcacaAATTCAGCTTTGGTTTTTAACTCAGTATTGCAAAATGAGGAAGCGTGAAATGTGGTTTACAACTTCTCCCCTGGCCTTAAATGTCAGTTGCGATGGCTCTGAAtagtttgtaaatgtttttgagaaaagaaaaaggaaaaaacaggtTCTTTGCTCAGTAACTGACATTTTTGACTCAAGTTTTGCAAAGGTTTTAGCAGTTTATCTAAGTAGGAACAACAAATCAAGAGGGCTTGATCAGAAACTTTGAACTCACTTTGTGTACCCAGAGAGAGCGCTCCTCAAAGTTCCCATCAGCGTCAAACTCATGATGCATGAGGGAGTCCCAGCAGTATGTGTCTACGTAGCCGGCCTGCTTCACGGTGAAGTTGCTGGGAGGGAAACAGCTGATCTGAGGCCCTGCAATATGGAGATTTCTTTATGCAACCTCAGTTGATCCTGTTTTGTCAATACGCCTGTAAGCAATTGCACAGTAGCAGCCTCTCACACACGCATACTGTTCTCAGCCCTGGAGGTCCATTAACAGACACATGCAGTACATCTGAGCTTCTGCATGCCcttttcctttcactggaacagatttttctctgtagAAATCATATGTTTCCAAATGGAAacctggcatttaaaaaaaaccctgggTGACTGTGTTCCAAAATTGTGCTCCCCCACCTTATATTTAGTTCACCTTGATATTACCACATTTAGTCCAACCACAACCATCTGTCATTTCATAAGGGTGCTCCACCCTCAAACAGAGAACCAGAGTTGGAACACATGAAGAATGTGCCCCACCTACTTGAGAGCCCTGCAAGAGAAAGAGTCTGTGTTTTACCCTCGCACCCTCCACACTTCCCCTGCGCTCTGTAAGTAGAAGCATGCTGCCACTAATCTGCTGCCAGGGTGTCATTTTTCAGACCACTGTGGTCCAATTGTGAGCCCGAGCTAAATATTAACATTATctagatatttaaaaaatatgaggaGAGAGCTTATATTGACCGACTGAcactgaactgaaattaaacATCTGTTGTCTGTGCTACTCAGTGtttataatgatgatgatgatcattattattattattaagggcCAGTAGGTTTGaatatctttttttcccccttaataaATTGAATCattgtttaaaaactgcatttatatttactcagtttttttttttgtctaatattaaaatttgtttgctgAGCTGAAACATGttagtgtgacaaatatgcaaaaaactaagaaatcaagaATATAAatcaagcaaatactttttgttATATGTACACTCACagtggccactttgttaggtccacctgttcaactgcttgttacaGCAAAAtgctaatcagccagtcacactGCACATTGCTTGGTGCATtggtagacatggtcaagacagccTCCTAAAGTTCAGGAAGTAAGGTGATGGATGGAGGTGATGGAAGTGACTTCAAATGTGGTTGCTTTTGCCAGATGGTCttgtatttgaaaaaaattgcTGATCTAAcaggattttcctgcacagtcatctccagggtttacagaaagggtcagaaaaagagaaaatatccagtgagcggcagttctctgggtgaaaatggctTGATGATGCCAGAAGGAGAATGGCTGATTGGAAGGTAACAGTAACTCTGTGACAACCAGTGGTAAACACCACTTGATTAGTGACCTTGTcaatccctttatgaccacagtgtacccatcctcTGATAGATACAATGGGCAAATCACAAagcaaatcatttcaaagtgGTTTCCTGAACataacagtgagttcactgtactcaaatggcctccacagtcaatcCATTGGAGCACTTTTGGGATATCATGGAATGAAAGATTCACATCATTGATGCACcgtcaacaaatctgcagcaactgctgTCAAttcaaaatggatcaaattctctgaggaatgtttccagcacctttgttTTATCTATaccataaaaaaattaaagcatttcTAAAGTAGATCCAACTTAAATACTAACAAAGTGTCTAGTGAGTgtatacatatacagtatatgcagagagagagagagagaggtgacaTATATGTCCTCCAGTGTGCCTTTCCAATCTAAACTACAGCTGAgcatttgtttgtcttttaccTGAAATCAGGTTTAGGATAAAGGCAGGTGTATGCTTAGAACTGAAGGCTTGGTTTAAGAATCTATCCCAATAACTTGTTATTGTCAGGGTTAGGGGGTCTTGATTACAATAATACACAGATTGTATTATTGTGCTGTAGTCCAGTGTTTTAACAAgccttccatccatcctcacCCTGACTGTTCAAAAAGGAAGAGGCTGAAATGACCTGCAgatgtttgttggtttgtttgtttgtttgtaataGGAGTTTACACTTTACATGCTGCTGTCTAACTAGATCATGAGCgctacacaaacacattgaTACAGTTAAAGTTTCAGTGAGTGCTGCATTATAATGCTAACAGTTGTTAACTAACCATGCCACTGATGGTTAGTGCAGCTTGCTGAGGAAATTCATCTTCTTCTGGTTCCCTGGTGAAAACATGTGTGGGAACGTGCTGCCAAATCTtcctaaataaaaacaacagcacatgCCTTCTCATGAAGtcttgtaaaatatttttcccTTCAGTTCGCCACCTCTGCAAGCCATTTGGCAAAGTGAAGGAGTCGAAATTCTGCCAATGCTTCTATCGCCTCCTTCCAATCCTCAATTAACACTGGCAGATCGTCCCTACGTTTGCGCCTTGTACAAGAATTCTTGGCTGAGAGTCCAGGCGCAAGTAAACCAGACTCCAGACAGCAGTGCAATCAAGCACTGTTGTGAAACTGACAAGCCAGCAGATAGGCAGCCAAAATACATCAGTTCAGCTGCGAATCTCAGCACCATGTCATGTCCTACACCCACTATCATCCCCAGCCCCTCCTCTGGTTATCAACATATCCTCTCATTTGACTTAAATAGAGGGGAGCCGCCACAGAAGAACTTCGCCTTGTAATTACAAGCTTGCCACCGTTAGTGAACACTGCTCTCAATCATCCCCTGTGGCAATTAATATCAGGAGCATCAGGCTGATTGCAGAACAGCTCTGTAGAAAAGACATTTAGCTGAAGGTCAAGGGAGTCAGTCTCTACAGCGATTCACTTGTGGACCTGCCAAGTATATTTAGGATTGTcaactgtctgtttttgttgttaagaATGACCAGGGGCACactgtttgtgtgcttgtttcaCTTAAAtcatgcttttttctttcttttcctgctgacagcagaagaaaaagcagcagaatcAATAAAGTGCTGAATGTAGTTTCAAGACATTTGTTATTTTGTGCTTTCAGTAATTTCATGCTGTCGTGTCAGTATTGCATAATAGATCCTGTGGTATCCAGTGTGCTGGGGGGTCTTAATGGAGTCTTCCTTTTATCATAGACGTTTAAGTGTTTCCTGTCCTTGAAAGCAGCCGTGTAATTACAGCTTTCATTGTTACAGCTCTTTATATTTATAGGAGATTTAAATGCAGGTTGGtcacaaaaacatcagcagaCTACATATGTACATGTTGGATAGCAGGCGGGGTTTTCCGCTGGTTCAGTCACCTTATTTTACTCAGTCAGAAGCGTACTGTAGATAAACTGCTGCGTGGAGTTTGAGACCTTTTTTGTGTTGGTATGTGAACACTGTGTTGTTTATCTGTTGTGCtaaggagattttttttatttcattggaCACCCATTATCTTTCACCACAGCAGTCTTAGTGTGGTCAGCAGTTTGTAAATACAGAGCAAGTATAAAAGCATCAGTATGTATATAAACAACAAATGAAGTTTTTCTAATATATTTATtggcttattttattttattttgaaaatcactGTATTACCGGCACAGATGAATGCGTACTCTGGAGTTACTTTTGACACGTGTATGTAtttgatgtgtgtatgtatttgcaGCTGATCAGAACCCCAGGCTCTTTGTAAGCAGAAATAAAGCATCATGAAATTGACCTTCCACACAGAACCAGGACAGCCTGATCTCACTGACTCTGACTGACAGCTTTAGCGGGGGGAGCAGCTACTGTCTGCCTTTAAAAGTAGATGTTGTTTCAGGATTTACTCCCTCTTGTTCTGTAATTACCAGTCTCATTGTCCCAGCTCGTTATATTTAAGTAGGGGATGATGTGATATGGAATACAAGCCTGTTAAGTAACAGCAGAGATACAAAACATGCTTTCAACTTAGTTTTGAAATTAAACACATAGGGAGTTAACACATAAGCTATTACCTTTACCTTTGAGACTTTTGAGATTAGTTTATAGTTTATAGAGCAGCAACAATATTAAGTGTATGTATTTTAGTATGTATTCAACTAAAAGCTGTTGAGcaagtaaataaaaagaaatttaagCACAAACATACAAGATTATTATACAGAGGAGACTAATAGCAAAGTGGAATCAAGGACCACAAAAGCCGACGTGAGCACGAAGGAAAAAGAGCTCTGCTATTCATGAGGGTGTAATTAAGGTCAAAAGCAAACGGAATACAAAACAAATGTCCTGACACAGTTTGAACAAAGAACCGAGACAGAGCTGCTCACCGAGGGAGATCTCGCGGGCGAAGGCCAGGCACACCAGCATCAGCGGGAGGCCCACAGACACAAATTTGATGACCTTGTCGAGAGGAAGCTCCAGTTCCAGGTGGTTAATACGGTGCAGCCCAGAGTCATCCCGCAACAGGGCATCAGATAGCATGGCCTTGGCCGCTGCCTGAGCGATGGACATCTTTAACACCTAAGCAATAAGAAAAAGGTTTCTATNNNNNNNNNNNNNNNNNNNNNNNNNNNNNNNNNNNNNNNNNNNNNNNNNNNNNNNNNNNNNNNNNNNNNNNNNNNNNNNNNNNNNNNNNNNNNNNNNNNNNNNNNNNNNNNNNNNNNNNNNNNNNNNNNNNNNNNNNNNNNNNNNNNNNNNNNNNNNNNNNNNNNNNNNNNNNNNNNNNNNNNNNNNNNNNNNNNNNNNNtttttttctctgtgctcttAGTGCTGTAGATAACTCATGACCTCTGTCACATGTCACTGTTTCCCTTTTATCCCATCATACTTCACTACAtgtgaaataaatcaaataaagcaGCAAATCTGATATATCTTCATTGATAAAATAATCCTCCTGAGTAATGGATCAGAAATGGAATTATCCAAAGAATATTTTACATCTGATGAAAGCTGTTACCACCTTACCTCAGATCTTTCAGCTTTCTCTGCTGGTGTTATTAGAAAATATGTCTGCAGAGACTGAGTTTCCACAAAGACCTGCGTGGTGTTGGAAAGCTCCTTAAGTATTCAGGGAGGGCCCCAGTAAATGAGAGGTTGGTTCTTGGGCTGGACCGGGCCGAGCCAGGTCTGACTCTAATTACAGAGATGACATCTGGGAGCATGTAGGCGCCCAGATGGCACTGACTACAGCAGACCTCCAGCTCTCAACACTGGGccttacagtgtgtgtgtgtgtgtgtgtgtgtgtgtgtgtgtgtttctatggTGTCCACGCTGTGAAATACGCTGGCTGCAGCCCACTTCAAACAAGTGAACCATCACCAGTGGCTTTTTCAGCCTCTGTTATTCTGATTCTATTTTTGCTGCAGCTCAGCCCAACAGTGACTGCAGAGATACTGTACTGTACCATACAACAGAGCAGATGGCTCGTCTCTGTCCCTGGCAGGCTGTTTATGCTGTACATTGAGTGGAATTGGCATTGAAGGAAGAATACTGTTGGATTAATGATATTTTATAGTGTAAATGTGAGAGAGCTACAGTGTATCGTTGTGCTTGTTTGCATAATAGATGGTTTACTCTCAACTCTGATGACACAAAACTGTCCGAACCACACATGGTCATATATTCAAATTCCTCAAACATGTATGATTTAAAAATTCATACATTCGTGCAAGCCCATTATATAAGTCAACAAGTAATGTTGGTATGGATTAAAACAAGCTCTCTTACAGTTCAAATTCTCCCTGTGTTTTATGATTTCACACTTTATTTCACCTAATTTCTTCACGTGTGCCCTGAGCTGTCATTTCATCCTgtggtaattaaaaaaacaaaacactgacaatCACAGCTTTAATAATAGAAGTGATAATTACGAAAATGACTGACAAGACTGTAGATGTGACTcgtaaacaaataaattaatgtgaagttaatttatatattttagtttTGAATATGCAGACATTTGATCCCCTGTGAGAAAGTGCCTGCACATGATGTGATATAGTTGAACAAAGATGCCTCTGTGGAAGTCAGCACACATTTGGCCTCAGAAGCTGATCTTGTTGGAGTGAAATGATAGCTGTGTGgttagaacattttttttttttttttattttattcaatttatttcgaacaatcaaaataaaataaaaaaacaacaatgaaaaataaataaacgtgtaggaaaataaaacatacatatatccatatatgcatatatacacatattcacctatataacaaatgcaaatcaaacatcaataaataaataaataaaatgaccagcaATGTATTTTATAACAATCTCAAGGTGTTCGAAAGGTTCCCGATTATCTGCGGCAGTAACATTTGCATATGATCGATGAGTAGTTTCCAGTCCACTAATTATCACATCATTTAGTCTGAGATATTGTTCCAAATCACAAACTCGATTTTCCAAAACAGTAATCCTTTTatccttttcttcattttgtcttttgagGTCTTTTATCTCTCCCATTAaatccaaaatcattttttgttgctttgaGATGTTTGTAACTTCTTCCGACAAGAAGTTAAGGGACTTCTTTATATCTTCCAGTTCGTCCTCATTAACAGCGTTTCTCTTTGGTGGCATTGTGTATAATGATAATCCCTAATCCAAACCTGACTGCAGGTCTGATGGTTGCCTGTTTAGCCTGATTTCTGACAATTGAAACCTGCTAGCTCGTCTTAATGGCTATGCCAATAGGCTTACCGTTTGAACCCGGTAGCAGAGCCTGAGGGCCGATGGCTGCCTCCAGTTGGCAACCGGTCAAAGCCTTCCTTTGCTGAGCGCGGTGAAAGATGGCTGGAGCCCGGTAACAAAGCCTGCTACAGGGCAGCTGCTGCAGGGCCTGGCAGTAGCCGATGCGAAGCTTGGTGGTAGCTCCTGCGGGGCCCGGTGGTAGCCGCTGCGGGGCCAGGTGGTAGTGCTGCGGGGCCTGGTGGTAGCTGCTGCGGGGCCTGGTGGTCGCTGCTGCGGGGCCAGGTGGTAGCTCCTGCGGGGCCTGGTGTTTGCCGCTGCGGGGCCTGGTGTTAGCCGCTGTGGGGCCAGGTGGTAGCTCCTGTGGGGCCAGGTGGTGGCTGCTGCGGGGCCAAGTGGTAGCTCCTGTGGGGCCAGGTGGTAGCTCCTGTGGGGCCAGGTGGTGGCCGATGCGGGGCCCCGAGGCAGCTCCTGCGGGGCCTGGTGGTCCCGCAGGAGCTTTCAGACTAAAGTTCGCACAAGTTTTCTTTTCACACGAGAGTCTTCGCAACAAACAACCTGTTTCCAGCGCAGCTTGTTTACTTTTGTGCGCAACTGCTTGTTCTTCCCTCAagatgctgtttttgtgtgtttgtcagcaggattatgGAACAACTACCAAAACAGTGCAGTGTCATTTTACACATGCTCCTCTACGGCAACCTCCCTCATTCCCACAttcacaggataccctgagcaGCACTCGCTCGGATTTTCTgtcaatttttacattttctttcttaaataaaGTTAGTATCATACTCCttttagcagaaaaacaagGTGCATTATTCCGCCTGCTGGTCTCTGGAAACAGCTTGCTGAACTTTTTAGACCACAGCTGCCTGCAAACGGCATTTTTATgtcccctaaaaaaaaaaaaatctcctccCCACAAATTGAACTTTGTACAGTTTGTTTCTGATTGCAGACTCAATAAAGAATTGTGAGCATTATTTTAGGGTTGTTTATAACTTATTTTTCCTCTTGGGCCAACTTGCCGGGGTGCCCAGCCCCAGAATTGGCGACACATGGCTCAGTGATTAGTACTGCTGCCCCCGGTGGATCCATTCATATTAATGAGGGTTGTTTCTTTACACTGCTAACCTTTCCAGgattttttacattaaaaactaATCTAATCAGATTTTCAGATGGAAATAATTTTTGGAGCTGACCATTTTTGAATAATTCAGTCTGAATTAATTGAGCCTTTAACCCTACTGGCCTGAAGTTAACCATACAACAACAGCCTGCATCCGGTGATTAACGGGCAGTCTTTTGATTAGTCTTTTGCTGCTATACCAAAGTCAGAAGACTGATTTGCACATCAGGACCGCTGTGGGCCTTCACCGCATTTTATGAGCAATCATTCTACTTTGGTGAATTAAAACACCTCCCATAATGACCATATGGGTAAATTATTACATATGATACCACCTGCCCTCCAACTGGTGTTTGTACTGTTCAGACCAGCGACTCTGCTCCTCATGATGTCCATGCAGAATAATTATTGagcaaatgctttttttgttgtctcacttttttttattagaccACTTGTGTGAATATGGCTGTGTCTTCCCTCCCACATATTTCCTCTCCCATGCATTTTGACCCCTGCTTCCTCACAAAAAAATCAAGTAGCTAATCATCTCACTACATGTTGCCTGTACTAAGTAGGTCCTATGTGGCTGATAGAGTTCATATTCCTCCTGCCAGAAAAATGTGGTTAAAGGAGGAGTAACAAAGGTGAATAATAACAGATATTTAAGAGCTGCAGCGAGAGTCTGACCTTCTGTGGTGGGGTTGAAGACAATGCAGGAAGGCAATTACACACATATAAGCATGTCAAAAAACAATACAGTGATTTACTCAAAGAAAGCAGAGGCCACAATTCAGGAGATTGTGGATTCTTTTGTGGTAGCTGGCTGAGACGGTGGGCGAGCATTTGGGTGGGCATCTTCCAGCACGTTAAATCACAGGCTTGAGATATAAGCAGTGGGTGGAAGGCTACACGTGATAGGACAggaaaatggggggggggcGGTGAACCAATATTTAAACTGCTAAATCTGTAATCTACAAATATGTTACAATGAGGAGGGTTTATAAATGTCACACGCTCTTTTGTAAAGATGATTTAGAGCTTTTTTTGTATTGAACTATTCACGACTCGAGCTGCCTCGACCCTCTGCAGAACGTCACGGCCCTGCATGTGTTTGCTCAGCTCAAACA
The window above is part of the Archocentrus centrarchus isolate MPI-CPG fArcCen1 chromosome 14, fArcCen1, whole genome shotgun sequence genome. Proteins encoded here:
- the LOC115792447 gene encoding LOW QUALITY PROTEIN: pannexin-3 (The sequence of the model RefSeq protein was modified relative to this genomic sequence to represent the inferred CDS: deleted 1 base in 1 codon), which translates into the protein MSIAQAAAKAMLSDALLRDDSGLHRINHLELELPLDKVIKFVSVGLPLMLVCLAFAREISLGPQISCFPPSNFTVKQAGYVDTYCWDSLMHHEFDADGNFEERSLWVHKMFPYSLLAMAVLMYLPALIWRQLVMPTLGSDLLFIIDELDKSYNRSVRLAQNILDIGQNTKNPLTFQAELQRAKKKRYFEYPLLERYMQCKQNSYFLVSMLFLRGFLLLTFMTAACLYLAYFHLSAFLQDEFSCFVRTGMLRNQDWVPELVQCKMIGQLVFQVISVANGAIYVLLAPIVLFSLLRLFVWDTTFISVYEVLPALDLINRRRLGCPLNDLNVLLLFLRANIAQLKSYGQVRALCSLAPPQVGNTTTQQGLHAMLTQEEMEEREEAAMELAEEIDEAKEEGKLNLVDIMTILGAAQGRVVNCSEKRPLVEENMRLGTVTLIYTLKRLLLVAIFVYIIWDVQKIIK